The following coding sequences are from one Frigoribacterium sp. Leaf415 window:
- a CDS encoding ABC transporter ATP-binding protein — protein sequence MSQKSSSARPPDAAKRPSTVQSLTRLYPYVKPALPRIVLGMVAALLAAVVALLIPLVLQLLVDGPLSSGDRSQVWPAFAVVLGLGVAEAIMIGARRRLVLTPSTHVEATMRNALYAKLQDLPVAFHDRWQSGQLLSRSVSDLSLIRRWLAFGVVLLVVNVLTIVVGFVVLFWYSWVLGLVFLVASLPVFFVSFAFEKRYSIVARRSQDQVGDLATSVEESVHGIRVLKAFGRGKHSLREFAKQAEDLRGTEIEKAKAISKLWLWLLLVPDVAFALCLLGGVWLAADGQLTVGQLFAFFATATVLRWPVESIGFLLSMTFDTRTAVDRYFEVMDSENTVTDPENPSTIAEPHGRLEFKGTHFRYQDSPAQFADLVNGVDLVVEPGETMALVGLTGSGKTTLLSLVSRLYDVTGGQVLIDGVDVRDLSREELRRHIGMAFEDATLFSASVRDNVLLGRPDLADDPDEADRVMREALEIAQADFVERLPEGVDTRVGEEGLSLSGGQRQRLALARAIAARPAVLVLDDPLSALDVDTEARVEAGLRRVLASTTSLIVAHRPSTVTLADRVALLENGTVTAVGRHSDLIASNEHYRYVISSLDDDSTTSREEVLA from the coding sequence ATGTCTCAGAAGTCCTCGTCCGCCCGTCCACCCGACGCCGCGAAGCGTCCCTCGACGGTGCAGTCGCTCACCCGGCTGTACCCGTACGTCAAGCCGGCCCTGCCCCGCATCGTGCTGGGCATGGTCGCGGCCCTGCTCGCCGCCGTCGTCGCCCTGCTGATCCCCCTCGTCCTGCAACTGCTCGTCGACGGACCGCTGTCGAGCGGTGACCGATCGCAGGTGTGGCCCGCCTTCGCCGTCGTGCTGGGCCTCGGCGTGGCCGAGGCGATCATGATCGGTGCTCGCCGCCGACTGGTGCTCACCCCGAGCACGCACGTCGAGGCGACCATGCGCAACGCCCTGTACGCCAAGCTGCAAGATCTGCCGGTGGCGTTCCACGACCGGTGGCAGAGCGGTCAGCTGCTCAGCCGGTCTGTCAGCGACCTGAGCCTCATCCGTCGCTGGCTCGCCTTCGGCGTCGTGCTGCTCGTGGTCAACGTGCTCACCATCGTCGTCGGCTTCGTCGTGCTGTTCTGGTACAGCTGGGTGCTCGGCCTCGTCTTTCTCGTCGCGTCGCTTCCGGTCTTCTTCGTCAGCTTCGCGTTCGAGAAGCGGTACTCGATCGTCGCCCGTCGGTCCCAGGACCAGGTCGGCGACCTGGCGACCAGCGTGGAAGAGAGCGTGCACGGCATCCGGGTGCTCAAGGCCTTCGGTCGCGGCAAGCACTCGCTGCGTGAGTTCGCCAAGCAGGCCGAAGACCTCCGCGGGACCGAGATCGAGAAGGCCAAGGCCATCTCGAAGCTGTGGCTCTGGCTGCTGCTCGTCCCCGACGTGGCCTTCGCGCTGTGTCTGCTCGGCGGCGTGTGGCTCGCCGCCGACGGTCAGCTGACCGTCGGCCAGCTGTTCGCCTTCTTCGCGACGGCGACCGTGCTGCGCTGGCCGGTCGAGTCGATCGGCTTCCTGCTCTCGATGACCTTCGACACCCGCACGGCCGTCGACCGCTACTTCGAGGTGATGGACAGCGAGAACACGGTGACCGACCCCGAGAACCCGTCGACGATCGCCGAACCCCACGGGCGCCTCGAGTTCAAGGGCACGCACTTCCGCTACCAGGACTCACCGGCCCAGTTCGCCGACCTGGTCAACGGGGTCGACCTGGTCGTCGAGCCCGGCGAGACGATGGCCCTCGTCGGGCTCACCGGTTCGGGCAAGACCACGCTGCTGTCTCTCGTGTCCCGGCTCTACGACGTCACCGGCGGGCAGGTCCTGATCGACGGCGTCGACGTCCGCGACCTCAGCCGCGAAGAACTCCGCCGCCACATCGGCATGGCGTTCGAGGACGCGACGTTGTTCAGCGCGTCCGTGCGTGACAACGTGCTGCTCGGCCGCCCCGATCTCGCGGACGACCCCGACGAGGCCGACCGGGTGATGCGCGAGGCCCTCGAGATCGCCCAGGCCGACTTCGTCGAGCGGCTGCCCGAGGGCGTCGACACCCGGGTGGGCGAAGAGGGCCTCAGCCTGTCCGGCGGACAGCGTCAGCGCCTCGCCCTGGCACGGGCCATCGCGGCCCGCCCGGCCGTGCTGGTGCTCGACGACCCGTTGTCGGCCCTGGACGTCGACACCGAGGCGCGCGTCGAGGCCGGACTGAGACGCGTGCTCGCGTCGACGACGTCCCTGATCGTCGCCCACCGACCGTCGACGGTCACCCTGGCCGACCGGGTCGCGCTGCTCGAGAACGGCACGGTCACCGCGGTGGGCCGCCACTCCGACCTCATCGCGAGCAACGAGCACTACCGCTACGTCATCTCGTCGCTCGACGACGACTCCACCACCAGCCGAGAGGAGGTGCTCGCATGA
- a CDS encoding GNAT family N-acetyltransferase: protein MTDATTYLQAYDEQLRTDAETPSAIDVTRHGPLRLVTFAGGRGFVTYRDLGEADAEAVRALVAAAVEHFDADAEITRVEWKTRGHDRAPGLHDALVASGFEPGEPESIMIGPLTALAGLGDAPEGVTVRRVTTEADVRAMSAMVDEAFGEAVDARMADALLSRLGRDDGMELWVAEVDGRMVSGGRLEPVPGTDFVGIWGGATLKAYRHRGIYRALTAARARSALAQGKSLVHSDSTDDSRPILERSGLVAVSTTTPYDRTR, encoded by the coding sequence ATGACCGACGCGACGACCTACCTGCAGGCCTACGACGAGCAACTCCGCACCGACGCCGAGACGCCGAGCGCGATCGACGTCACCCGGCACGGTCCGTTGCGGCTCGTCACCTTCGCCGGTGGCCGCGGGTTCGTCACCTACCGCGACCTCGGCGAGGCGGACGCCGAGGCGGTGCGCGCGCTCGTGGCCGCCGCCGTCGAGCACTTCGATGCCGACGCCGAGATCACCCGGGTCGAGTGGAAGACGCGGGGCCACGACCGGGCCCCCGGGCTGCACGACGCGCTCGTGGCCTCGGGCTTCGAGCCCGGCGAGCCCGAGTCGATCATGATCGGGCCGCTCACGGCGCTGGCCGGTCTCGGCGATGCACCCGAGGGGGTGACGGTCCGTCGGGTCACCACCGAGGCGGACGTGCGGGCGATGAGCGCGATGGTCGACGAGGCGTTCGGTGAGGCGGTCGACGCGCGGATGGCCGACGCGCTGCTCTCGCGGCTGGGTCGCGACGACGGCATGGAGCTCTGGGTCGCCGAGGTCGACGGTCGGATGGTCAGTGGTGGCCGACTCGAACCCGTCCCCGGCACGGACTTCGTCGGCATCTGGGGCGGTGCCACCCTCAAGGCGTACCGCCACCGCGGCATCTACCGGGCGTTGACCGCCGCACGGGCGCGTTCCGCCCTCGCGCAGGGCAAATCGCTCGTGCACAGCGACTCGACCGACGACTCGCGTCCGATCCTCGAACGGTCGGGCCTGGTCGCGGTGTCGACGACGACCCCGTACGACCGGACGCGCTGA
- a CDS encoding GNAT family N-acetyltransferase, protein MSGLRLEELSAATVVAANNLTLKPGQEQFVAPVSHSIAEAYVNPTTAWPRVVVDDDDTVVGFIMGNFDAAADDEALRSCIWRINVEADAQGRGIGRFAVHALADEARSRGFDRVTVIYEPGDDGPEEFFHHIGFEVIGETPYGEHVAGLTLASSQV, encoded by the coding sequence ATGTCTGGACTGCGCCTCGAAGAACTGTCCGCCGCCACCGTCGTCGCGGCCAACAACCTCACGCTCAAGCCGGGGCAAGAGCAGTTCGTCGCCCCCGTCTCGCACTCGATCGCCGAGGCCTACGTCAACCCGACCACCGCCTGGCCCCGCGTCGTCGTCGACGACGACGACACGGTCGTCGGCTTCATCATGGGCAACTTCGACGCCGCGGCCGACGACGAGGCGCTCCGCAGCTGCATCTGGCGCATCAACGTCGAGGCCGACGCCCAGGGCCGGGGCATCGGGCGGTTCGCCGTCCACGCCCTCGCCGACGAGGCCCGCAGCCGCGGCTTCGACCGGGTCACCGTCATCTACGAACCGGGTGACGACGGTCCCGAAGAGTTCTTCCACCACATCGGCTTCGAGGTCATCGGCGAGACACCCTACGGCGAGCACGTCGCGGGGCTGACGCTGGCGTCGTCGCAGGTCTGA
- a CDS encoding MGMT family protein, protein MTPASTPGSEPAPGVDAGLHHGPDPDPDAGPGRAAGPGPHPDDFASQVVAVVESIPPGHVMTYGSVAAALGSRASRGVGQVMAYAGADLPWWRVIRASGHAPRDHEQRALEQYRVEGTPLLWSRSGTFRVDLELASYRP, encoded by the coding sequence GTGACGCCGGCGTCCACCCCGGGCAGCGAGCCCGCGCCCGGGGTCGATGCCGGGCTCCACCACGGGCCCGACCCCGACCCCGACGCGGGGCCGGGGCGCGCAGCCGGCCCCGGGCCGCACCCCGACGACTTCGCCTCGCAGGTCGTCGCCGTGGTCGAGTCGATCCCGCCGGGCCACGTGATGACCTACGGCTCGGTCGCCGCCGCTCTCGGCTCACGGGCCTCCCGCGGCGTCGGCCAGGTCATGGCGTACGCGGGGGCCGACCTGCCCTGGTGGCGGGTGATCCGCGCCTCGGGCCACGCCCCGCGCGACCACGAGCAGCGGGCCCTCGAGCAGTACCGCGTCGAGGGCACGCCTCTGTTGTGGAGCCGGTCGGGTACCTTCCGCGTCGATCTCGAGCTCGCCTCCTACCGTCCCTGA
- the purN gene encoding phosphoribosylglycinamide formyltransferase produces MLKLVVLISGGGSNLRALLEAASDAEYPARVVAVGADREADGFEHAEHFGVPTFSVAFSNFADRAAWGDELLAQIEQWQPDLVVLSGFMRLVPPRVVAALAPNLINTHPAYLPEFPGAHGVRDALAAGVDRTGASVIVVDEGVDSGPILAQRRIPVLPGDDESSLHDRIKVVERELLVQTVLDIANGTISLEQEPTA; encoded by the coding sequence GTGCTGAAGCTCGTGGTGCTCATCTCCGGTGGCGGCTCGAACCTCCGGGCGCTGCTCGAGGCCGCGAGCGACGCCGAGTACCCGGCCCGGGTGGTCGCCGTCGGGGCCGACCGCGAGGCCGACGGCTTCGAGCACGCCGAGCACTTCGGGGTGCCGACCTTCTCGGTCGCCTTCTCGAACTTCGCCGACCGTGCCGCCTGGGGTGACGAGCTGCTGGCCCAGATCGAGCAGTGGCAGCCCGACCTCGTGGTGCTCAGCGGCTTCATGCGGCTCGTGCCACCGCGGGTCGTCGCCGCCCTCGCCCCGAACCTCATCAACACGCACCCCGCCTACCTGCCCGAGTTCCCCGGGGCCCACGGCGTCCGCGACGCGCTCGCGGCCGGGGTCGACCGGACCGGCGCCAGCGTGATCGTCGTCGACGAGGGCGTCGACAGCGGCCCGATCCTCGCGCAACGCCGCATCCCGGTGCTGCCCGGCGACGACGAGTCGTCGCTGCACGACCGCATCAAGGTCGTCGAGCGCGAACTGCTCGTCCAGACCGTGCTCGACATCGCCAACGGAACGATCTCTCTCGAACAGGAGCCCACCGCATGA
- a CDS encoding cell division protein PerM: protein MNRPVTALFSALEALLVVAIGVGIPLVVLTSLWAFQYGLQIDWIVFWRAAVDSWLVGHGADLTVQLSADAAAATGIPGADAPIVVSLAALGFALLTVLMGVRAGRAAAETAHRVTGVLVTIGTFALLSLALAASAQHELARPSLWQGTLLPALVYAVPVVAMAEITRRRRGEVADPVTGAVIGLLSRLPGQVTGIAAAGLRLGAVAASTVLAVSALIVSVLIVTNYAEIITLYEGAHGGLLGGLALTLGQLALLPDVVVWAASWLVGPGFAIGTGSSISPLGTAVGPMPAIPFLGALPTADLTFGFVGLLVPVVAAYVCATLLRPKLQRMLAGHGVDDLVRRIVVAVVGGLVGGVLLGLLAWAASGSAGPGRLTEVGPDPLLVGGFAALEFAVAGVLAMVVTPPRFAGPRAETTSDRPRTRRHDDPRVDATAPTGPVPVSAPRPDGDDTERIEGITR, encoded by the coding sequence ATGAACCGCCCAGTCACCGCCCTCTTCTCCGCGCTCGAAGCCCTGCTCGTCGTGGCCATCGGCGTCGGCATCCCCCTCGTCGTGCTGACCTCGCTCTGGGCGTTCCAGTACGGCCTGCAGATCGACTGGATCGTCTTCTGGCGCGCGGCCGTGGACTCGTGGCTCGTCGGGCACGGTGCCGACCTGACCGTCCAGCTCAGCGCCGACGCGGCCGCGGCGACGGGCATCCCCGGGGCCGATGCCCCCATCGTCGTCTCGCTGGCCGCGCTCGGCTTCGCCCTTCTCACGGTGCTGATGGGGGTCCGCGCCGGCCGTGCCGCCGCCGAGACGGCCCACCGCGTGACCGGCGTGCTCGTCACGATCGGCACCTTCGCCCTGCTGTCCCTGGCCCTGGCGGCCTCCGCACAGCACGAGCTCGCGCGCCCGTCGTTGTGGCAGGGCACGCTGCTGCCCGCGCTCGTCTACGCCGTGCCCGTCGTGGCCATGGCCGAGATCACGCGCCGCCGTCGGGGCGAGGTCGCCGACCCGGTCACCGGTGCCGTGATCGGGCTGCTGTCCCGACTGCCCGGACAGGTGACCGGCATCGCGGCCGCCGGGCTGCGTCTCGGGGCCGTGGCCGCATCGACCGTGCTCGCCGTGTCGGCCCTGATCGTCTCCGTGCTGATCGTGACGAACTACGCCGAGATCATCACCCTGTACGAAGGCGCGCACGGCGGGCTCCTCGGCGGGCTCGCGTTGACGCTCGGTCAACTCGCGCTGCTCCCCGACGTCGTCGTCTGGGCGGCGTCGTGGCTGGTCGGCCCCGGCTTCGCCATCGGCACCGGGTCGTCGATCTCGCCCCTGGGCACCGCCGTCGGTCCGATGCCCGCGATCCCCTTCCTCGGCGCCCTGCCCACCGCCGACCTGACGTTCGGCTTCGTCGGGCTGCTGGTGCCGGTCGTCGCCGCGTACGTCTGCGCGACGCTGCTGAGGCCGAAGCTGCAGCGGATGCTCGCCGGGCACGGAGTCGACGACCTGGTCCGCCGCATCGTCGTCGCGGTCGTCGGCGGGCTCGTCGGGGGAGTGCTGCTGGGCCTGCTCGCCTGGGCGGCCTCGGGTTCGGCCGGGCCCGGGCGACTGACCGAGGTCGGACCCGACCCGCTGCTGGTCGGCGGGTTCGCGGCGCTCGAGTTCGCCGTCGCCGGTGTGCTGGCCATGGTCGTCACGCCGCCGAGGTTCGCGGGTCCGCGGGCCGAGACGACGTCGGACAGGCCCCGCACGAGGCGGCACGACGATCCGCGTGTCGACGCGACCGCGCCCACCGGGCCCGTACCCGTGTCCGCTCCCCGGCCCGACGGTGACGACACCGAGCGCATCGAGGGCATCACGCGCTGA
- a CDS encoding ABC transporter ATP-binding protein → MTDTTLEDDRPDRPAVADGPVEREALDGRTPAEKRAEQGSTTQGVRGEERENFTKDESKRLRRRSLRLLGSLVHPLRWRLALMGVVVVISTASQVAGPALIAIGIDTALPALMDDQDWAPAILVVVAYLLTGVIGAVLMAQYTVLSARISQAILFDLRKRLFLHTQRLSLEFHETYTSGRIISRQTSDLDSIRELLDSGINQLVSGLLYMVFTAVALVALDPQSGLVLAVALVPLVALTRWFQVRSQKLFRATRVTSARVIVHFVETMTGMRAVQAFRKEARNEKEYAGHVEDYRQANSKVFTLFGTFDPGLVLIGNATLAAVVLFGGFRVIDGSLEIGALLAVALYAKRFFDPAEEMAMFYNGYQSASAALEKISGVLEEQPSVPDPTRPVDLWDAKGQVHFDDVEFAYNADTVVLPGFDLHVPAGQTIALVGSTGAGKSTLAKLISRFYDPTRGAVTLDGVDLRDLHPKDLRRAIVMVTQEAYLFSGSVADNISLGKPDATRDEIVRAAKAVGAHEFIEALPDGYDTDVNKRGGRVSAGQRQLLSFARAFIADPSVLILDEATASLDIPSERMVQEALQTLLADRTAVIIAHRLSTVAIADRVLVMEHGKIVEDGTPDDLIAGTGRFAQLHAAWRDSLV, encoded by the coding sequence ATGACCGACACGACACTCGAGGACGACCGTCCCGACCGTCCGGCAGTCGCCGACGGCCCCGTCGAGCGCGAGGCGCTCGACGGACGAACCCCCGCCGAGAAGCGCGCCGAGCAGGGCTCGACGACGCAGGGCGTCCGCGGCGAAGAGCGCGAGAACTTCACCAAGGACGAGAGCAAGAGGCTGCGCCGACGTTCGCTGCGCCTCCTCGGCTCGCTCGTGCACCCGCTGCGCTGGCGTCTCGCCCTGATGGGCGTCGTCGTCGTGATCAGCACGGCCTCGCAGGTCGCGGGGCCGGCCCTGATCGCGATCGGCATCGACACCGCCCTGCCGGCGCTGATGGACGACCAGGACTGGGCGCCCGCGATCCTCGTCGTGGTCGCCTACCTGTTGACCGGCGTGATCGGTGCGGTGCTGATGGCGCAGTACACGGTGTTGTCGGCGCGCATCAGCCAGGCGATCCTCTTCGACCTGCGCAAGCGTCTGTTCCTGCACACGCAACGGCTCAGCCTCGAGTTCCACGAGACGTACACGTCGGGCCGCATCATCTCGCGCCAGACGAGCGATCTGGACTCCATCCGCGAGCTGTTGGACTCGGGCATCAACCAGCTCGTCTCGGGTCTGCTGTACATGGTCTTCACCGCCGTCGCCCTCGTCGCGCTCGACCCGCAGAGCGGCCTCGTCCTCGCCGTGGCGCTCGTGCCGCTCGTGGCGTTGACCCGGTGGTTCCAGGTGCGCTCGCAGAAGCTGTTCCGGGCGACCCGCGTCACGAGTGCCCGCGTCATCGTGCACTTCGTCGAGACGATGACGGGCATGCGCGCGGTGCAGGCCTTCCGCAAGGAGGCGCGCAACGAGAAGGAGTACGCCGGTCACGTCGAGGACTACCGGCAGGCCAACTCGAAGGTGTTCACGTTGTTCGGCACCTTCGACCCGGGCCTGGTGCTGATCGGCAACGCGACCCTCGCGGCGGTCGTGCTCTTCGGCGGCTTCCGGGTGATCGACGGTTCGCTCGAGATCGGCGCCCTGCTCGCGGTGGCACTCTACGCGAAGCGGTTCTTCGACCCGGCCGAAGAGATGGCCATGTTCTACAACGGCTACCAGTCGGCGTCGGCCGCGCTCGAGAAGATCTCGGGCGTGCTCGAGGAGCAGCCGAGCGTGCCCGACCCGACGCGCCCGGTCGACCTGTGGGACGCCAAGGGGCAGGTGCACTTCGACGACGTCGAGTTCGCCTACAACGCCGACACGGTCGTGCTGCCCGGCTTCGACCTCCACGTGCCCGCGGGGCAGACCATCGCCCTCGTCGGGTCGACGGGGGCCGGCAAGTCGACGTTGGCGAAGCTCATCTCGCGCTTCTACGACCCGACGCGCGGAGCGGTGACGCTCGACGGCGTCGACCTGCGCGACCTGCACCCGAAAGACCTGCGCCGCGCGATCGTCATGGTCACGCAAGAGGCGTACCTCTTCTCGGGTTCGGTGGCCGACAACATCTCGCTCGGCAAGCCCGACGCGACGCGTGACGAGATCGTGCGGGCGGCGAAGGCGGTCGGAGCGCACGAGTTCATCGAGGCCCTGCCCGACGGGTACGACACCGACGTGAACAAGCGCGGCGGCCGGGTGTCGGCCGGGCAACGTCAGCTGCTGTCGTTCGCCCGGGCGTTCATCGCGGACCCGAGCGTGCTGATCCTCGACGAGGCGACGGCGTCGCTCGACATCCCGTCCGAGCGCATGGTGCAGGAGGCGCTGCAGACCCTGCTCGCCGACCGCACCGCGGTCATCATCGCGCACCGCCTGTCGACCGTCGCGATCGCCGATCGGGTGCTCGTGATGGAGCACGGCAAGATCGTCGAGGACGGCACCCCGGACGACCTGATCGCGGGCACCGGTCGCTTCGCGCAGCTGCACGCCGCGTGGCGCGACTCGCTCGTGTGA
- a CDS encoding ROK family transcriptional regulator, translating into MNRGTNLPAIGGYNRSVVLDAIRRESAGLSRTEIAGRTGLSPQAVTNVSRRLIEAGLIRESGTVISGPGKPRTMLQLESRGRFAVGVHVDPAVLTFVLLDLVGTVVAHARELTPSASEPDEVVALMARAIDGLVVTSGVDRDLLLGVGIASPGPVDIGPGLVLDPPMMPLWRHVPLRRALSEATGLPVLLEKDVTACAVAELWLSDGGAGERSDFAFVYYGTGYGTGLVLGGDVLRGASANAGDSGHVMVDDHGHRCTCGRIGCVGELITPHALVREAVATGVLVEGDVSDDALAEAAHSGDDVDMRRIDEAFVALVGKADEGDAGALHVLHGAGRHLARALVTIVNLLDLDEVVFGGPFWAPLSRHVLAVLPAALRDDPALIPKHPIRLVESSIGIDVAAVGAACLVLDQTFSPRPSALLIRA; encoded by the coding sequence ATGAACCGCGGGACGAACCTGCCGGCGATCGGCGGCTACAACCGATCGGTCGTGCTCGACGCGATCCGGCGCGAGAGCGCGGGCCTGAGCCGGACCGAGATCGCCGGGCGCACCGGACTCAGCCCGCAGGCCGTGACGAACGTCTCGCGACGGCTGATCGAGGCGGGCCTGATCCGTGAGAGCGGCACCGTCATCAGCGGCCCCGGCAAGCCCCGCACCATGCTGCAGCTCGAGTCCCGGGGGCGCTTCGCGGTCGGCGTGCACGTCGACCCCGCCGTGCTGACGTTCGTGCTGCTCGACCTCGTCGGCACGGTCGTCGCCCACGCCCGCGAGCTGACCCCGTCCGCCAGCGAACCCGACGAGGTGGTGGCCCTGATGGCGCGCGCCATCGACGGGCTGGTCGTCACGAGCGGCGTCGACCGCGACCTCCTGCTCGGGGTCGGCATCGCCTCGCCCGGCCCGGTCGACATCGGGCCCGGCCTCGTGCTCGATCCGCCGATGATGCCGCTGTGGCGGCACGTGCCGTTGCGCCGGGCGCTCAGCGAGGCCACCGGCCTGCCGGTCCTGCTCGAGAAGGACGTCACGGCCTGCGCGGTCGCCGAGCTCTGGCTGAGCGACGGAGGCGCGGGTGAGCGCAGCGACTTCGCCTTCGTCTACTACGGCACCGGCTACGGCACCGGGCTCGTGCTCGGCGGCGACGTGCTGCGCGGGGCCAGCGCGAACGCGGGGGACTCGGGGCACGTGATGGTCGACGACCACGGTCACCGCTGCACCTGCGGACGGATCGGCTGCGTGGGCGAGCTGATCACGCCGCACGCCCTCGTGCGCGAGGCCGTCGCCACGGGAGTGCTGGTCGAGGGGGACGTGTCGGACGACGCGCTCGCCGAGGCGGCGCACAGCGGGGACGACGTCGACATGCGTCGCATCGACGAGGCGTTCGTCGCCCTGGTCGGCAAGGCGGACGAGGGCGACGCCGGGGCCTTGCACGTGCTGCACGGCGCCGGGCGACACCTCGCCCGGGCCCTGGTGACCATCGTCAACCTGCTCGACCTCGACGAGGTCGTCTTCGGCGGGCCGTTCTGGGCGCCGCTGTCGCGGCACGTCCTCGCGGTGCTGCCGGCCGCGCTCCGCGACGACCCCGCGCTGATCCCGAAGCACCCGATCCGGCTCGTCGAGTCGTCGATCGGCATCGACGTCGCGGCCGTCGGAGCGGCCTGCCTGGTGCTCGACCAGACGTTCTCGCCGCGACCGTCCGCCCTGCTGATCCGCGCCTGA
- the purH gene encoding bifunctional phosphoribosylaminoimidazolecarboxamide formyltransferase/IMP cyclohydrolase, which yields MSGHAIDPSLYRDRDAVPVRRALISVSDKTGLLDLAAALSASGVEIVSTGSTAQTIRDAGHAVTDVRSVTGFPESLDGRVKTLHPAVHAGILADLRLESHEAQLAELDIAAFELVVVNLYPFVETVASGADVPTVIENVDIGGPAMVRAAAKNHANVAIVVSPTNYPQVVKALTLGGTTLAQRQRLAGEAFAHTAAYDTAVAAYFAAHVGVRAEADASATATGASSSVVDEQEARAGFEPAVTLSAELQHTLRYGENAHQAAAIYATPGAHGIAQATQLHGKEMSYNNYVDADAALRAAFDFDEPAVAIIKHANPCGIAVASPDAVDAIADAHQRAHACDPVSAFGGVIAANRTVTRAMAETVADIFTEVVIAPAFDPEAVEILSAKKNIRLLTLPADFARDVREVKQISGGLLVQDADRFDGFTSDGWTLVAGDEADAATRADLEFAWKASRAVKSNAILLASGGASVGVGMGQVNRVDSCHLAVDRAGARAAGSVAASDAFFPFADGLQVLLDAGVAAVVQPGGSIRDDEVVAAAKAAGVTMYFTGERHFFH from the coding sequence ATGAGCGGCCACGCCATCGACCCCAGCCTCTACCGCGACCGTGACGCCGTGCCCGTGCGACGGGCGCTGATCAGCGTCAGCGACAAGACGGGCCTGCTCGACCTGGCCGCCGCCCTGTCGGCCTCCGGTGTCGAGATCGTGTCGACCGGCTCGACCGCCCAGACCATCCGCGACGCCGGCCACGCCGTCACCGACGTCAGGAGCGTCACCGGGTTCCCCGAGTCGCTCGACGGTCGCGTCAAGACCCTGCACCCCGCGGTGCACGCCGGCATCCTCGCCGACCTGCGGCTCGAGTCCCACGAGGCCCAGCTGGCCGAACTCGACATCGCCGCGTTCGAGCTCGTCGTCGTCAACCTCTACCCGTTCGTCGAGACCGTCGCGTCGGGTGCCGACGTGCCCACCGTCATCGAGAACGTCGACATCGGCGGGCCCGCGATGGTCCGGGCCGCCGCGAAGAACCACGCCAACGTCGCCATCGTGGTCTCGCCGACGAACTACCCGCAGGTCGTGAAAGCGCTCACACTCGGTGGCACGACCCTGGCCCAGCGTCAGCGCCTGGCCGGCGAGGCCTTCGCCCACACGGCCGCGTACGACACGGCAGTCGCGGCGTACTTCGCCGCACACGTGGGTGTGCGCGCCGAGGCCGACGCGTCCGCCACGGCGACCGGCGCCTCCTCGTCCGTCGTCGACGAGCAGGAGGCGCGGGCGGGCTTCGAGCCCGCGGTCACCCTCTCGGCCGAGTTGCAGCACACCCTCCGCTACGGCGAGAACGCCCACCAGGCCGCGGCGATCTATGCGACGCCCGGGGCACACGGCATCGCGCAGGCGACGCAGCTGCACGGCAAAGAGATGTCGTACAACAACTACGTCGACGCCGACGCGGCCCTGCGCGCCGCCTTCGACTTCGACGAGCCCGCCGTCGCGATCATCAAGCACGCGAACCCGTGCGGCATCGCCGTCGCCTCGCCCGACGCCGTCGACGCCATCGCCGACGCTCACCAGCGGGCGCACGCCTGTGACCCCGTCTCGGCGTTCGGCGGCGTCATCGCGGCCAACCGCACCGTGACGCGCGCCATGGCCGAGACCGTCGCGGACATCTTCACCGAGGTCGTCATCGCCCCGGCCTTCGACCCCGAGGCCGTCGAGATCCTCAGTGCGAAGAAGAACATCCGCCTGCTGACCCTGCCCGCCGACTTCGCCCGTGACGTCCGCGAGGTCAAGCAGATCTCGGGTGGTCTGCTCGTCCAGGACGCCGACCGGTTCGACGGGTTCACGTCCGACGGCTGGACGCTCGTCGCCGGCGACGAGGCCGACGCCGCGACGCGGGCCGACCTCGAGTTCGCCTGGAAGGCCTCGCGCGCCGTCAAGTCGAACGCCATCCTGCTCGCCTCGGGCGGAGCATCCGTAGGGGTGGGCATGGGCCAGGTCAACCGGGTCGACTCGTGCCACCTCGCCGTCGACCGCGCCGGGGCCCGCGCCGCCGGGTCGGTCGCGGCGTCCGACGCGTTCTTCCCCTTCGCTGACGGCCTGCAGGTGCTGCTCGACGCCGGCGTGGCCGCGGTGGTGCAGCCCGGCGGGTCGATCCGCGACGACGAGGTCGTGGCCGCGGCGAAGGCCGCCGGCGTGACCATGTACTTCACGGGCGAGCGCCACTTCTTCCACTAG